A genomic segment from Nicotiana sylvestris chromosome 1, ASM39365v2, whole genome shotgun sequence encodes:
- the LOC138876853 gene encoding uncharacterized protein: MSVVQNPPFTDADEFLFQLQMWWYELGGDGQEWVTKYLGVLTDIMKVKPRDDLIAALVTFWDPVHNVFRFSDFELTPTLEEIAGYSGFDGDLRNQNLIFPKAPSVHRFFGLLNISNQIRKNNVVKGCCSFNFLYSRFGKPDGFEIHEKGLTNKQNKDTWQIHRRFAFMVAFLGIMVIPNKEQTIGIHIARVIQVLTTKEHHTLFPIILSDIYRALTLYKSGAKFFEGCNILLQMWLTKHLRHYPKFMQYGPSEDNFIGVMKKE, translated from the coding sequence ATGAGCGTTGTCCAGAACCCACCATTCACAGAtgcagatgagtttctatttcagcttcagatgtggtggtatgaattaggaggagatggtcagGAATGGGTCACTAAGTATTTGGGAgttctcacagatattatgaaagttaaaccacgcgatgatttgattgcggcactagtgactttttgggaccctgttcacaatgtctttcgcttctctgattttgagcttactcccactttagaagaaatagctggatattccggttttgacggagatttgagaaaccagaatcttatattcccaaaggctccttctgtacaccgattctttggtcttttgaatatcagtaatcaaatcagaaaaaacaacgttgtcaaagggtgttgttctttcaacttcctatattcaaggttcggaaagccggatgggtttgaaattcatgaaaagggccttactaacaaacaaaacaaggacacctggcagattcaccgtcgtttcgctttcatggtggcctTTTTAGGAATCATGGTCATTCCAAACAAAGAGCAGACGATTGGTATTCACATAGCCAGAGTCATACAAGtcctcaccaccaaagagcaTCACACTCTTTTCCCGATCATTCTCTCGGACATTTATCGGGCATTGACTTTGTATAAGtccggggcaaaattcttcgaagggtgcaatattttgttgcaaatgtggttaaCTAAACATCTCCGACAttaccccaagttcatgcagtatggtccaagcgaGGACAATTTCATtggagttatgaagaaagaataa